From the Pseudomonas sp. VD-NE ins genome, the window CGGTGAATTCGTTCAGGTGACGTACGGCTACCAGTTCGTCGATCAGGACTTTCTGGTCGTTCATGGTCGCCGAAGCCTGCGCGATCACGTGATCGGCCTCTTCAATAGCAGACAGGAACACGATCTCGTCGGTGACCACACCCTCTTTCACTACACGGTACGGGCTTTCCAGGAAGCCGTACTGGTTAGTGCGAGCGTAAGCAGCCAGGGAGTTGATCAGACCGATGTTCGGACCTTCCGGCGTTTCAATCGGGCAAACACGACCGTAGTGAGTCGGGTGTACGTCACGGACTTCAAAGCCTGCGCGCTCACGAGTCAGACCGCCAGGGCCGAGTGCAGAGACACGACGCTTGTGGGTGATCTCGGACAGCGGGTTGTTCTGGTCCATGAACTGCGAGAGCTGGCTGGAACCGAAGAACTCTTTCACCGCCGCAGCCACTGGCTTGGCGTTGATCAGGTCTTGCGGCATCAGGCCTTCGCTTTCAGCCATCGACAGACGCTCTTTGACCGCACGCTCAACACGTACCAGGCCAACGCGGAACTGGTTCTCGGCCATTTCGCCTACGCAGCGAACACGACGGTTACCCAGGTGGTCGATGTCATCGACGATGCCTTTACCGTTACGGATGTCGACCAGGGTCTTCAGTACCGCGACGATGTCTTCCTTGCACAGCACGCCCGAACCTTCGATCTCGGTACGACCGATACGACGGTTGAACTTCATCCGGCCGACCGCAGACAGGTCATAGCGCTCAGGGCTGAAGAACAGGTTGTTGAACAGGGTTTCGGCAGCGTCTTTGGTTGGCGGCTCGCCAGGACGCATCATGCGATAGATCTCGACCAGCGCTTCCAATTGGTTGCTGGTGGAGTCGATCTTCAGCGTGTCGGAGACGAACGGACCGCAGTCGATATCGTTGGTATACAGAGTTTCGATGCGAACAACGCCGGCCTTGGCAATTTTTGCCAGGACTTCAGTGTTCAGCTCGGTGTTGCACTCTGCCAGGATTTCGCCGGTAGCCGGGTGCACGATGACCTTGGCGGTAGTGCGACCGAGGACGTAGTCCAGAGGCACTTCCAGCGTCTTGATGCCGGCTTTTTCGATCTGGTTGATGTGGCGCGCGGTAATACGGCGGCCCGCTTCAACAATGACCTTGCCCTTCTCGTCCTGAATGTCCAGAACTGCAATCTCACCACGCAGACGCGAAGCAATCAGTTCCAGGCTGAGGGTTTCGCCGCTCAGCTTGAAGACGTTGGTGGTGTAGAACGCGTCCAGCACTTCCTCAGTGGTGTAACCGAGCGCGCGCAGCAGTACCGATGCCGGCAGCTTGCGACGACGGTCGATACGCACGAACACGCAGTCTTTCGGGTCGAACTCGAAGTCCAGCCACGAACCGCGGTAAGGAATGATGCGCGCGGAGTACAGCAGTTTGCCGGAGCTATGCGTCTTGCCGCGGTCGTGGTCGAAGAACACGCCCGGGGAACGGTGCAGCTGGGAAACGATTACACGCTCGGTACCGTTGATTACGAAGGTACCGTTCTCAGTCATCAGGGGGATTTCACCCATGTAGACTTCTTGCTCTTTGATGTCCTTGATCGCTTTGTTCGACGATTCTTTGTCGAAAATGATCAGGCGCACTTTTACCCGCAAAGGTACGGCGAAAGTTACACCGCGCAATACGCATTCTTTGACATCAAATGCCGGTTCGCCCAGGCGATAACCGACGTACTCCAGCGCAGCATTGCCGGAGTAGCTGATGATCGGGAAAACGGATTTGAAGGCCGCATGCAGGCCCACGTCGCGGAACTGATCTTTAGTCGCTCCCGCTTGCAAGAATTCACGATACGAATCCAGCTGGATGGCCAGGAGGTAAGGCACATCCATGACGTCCGGCAACTTGCTAAAGTCCTTGCGGATACGTTTTTTCTCAGTATATGAGTAAGCCATCAGCGTTCCCCAGCTTGGTCACCTGCTTGTTTGGCCCCTCCCGACGGGAGCAGCCAGAAAATCGTGCAAACCCCATGGTTTGCTCCACCGCATCGGGTGGTTACAGCGCCTTTATCAGCACCGACCCAGTCGGCTGCCAATAACGGAAAAAGGCCGGTGGCAAGAGCCACCAGCCATCAGCCTGTCGCTTGACGCTCGGGCTGGAGGAGCAAAGTCGATACTTATTTCAGCTCGACTTTAGCGCCTGCTTCTTCCAGCTTCTTCTTGGCGTCTTCAGCCGCTTCTTTCGAAACGCCTTCAGCTACAACCTGAGGAGCGCCGTCTACTTTCTCTTTGGCTTCTTTCAGGCCCAGACCGGTCAGTTCACGAACTGCCTTGATCACGTTAACCTTCTTCTCGCCAGCTTCCAGCAGAACAACGTTGAACTCGGTTTGCTCTTCAACAACAGCGGCAGCAGCAGCTGGACCAGCCGAAGCAGCAGCAGCAGTTACGCCGAACTTCTCTTCCATGGCCTTGATCAGCTCAACGATTTCCATTACGGATTTTTCGCCGATTGCGTCGATGATTTGTTCGTTAGTCAGAGACATGACTTATTTCCTGAATTGGGGGACGGCCTACGCGACCATCGAAATAAACAAAAAACGCGAGAAGTTGAAGAGCCTTAGGCTGCAGCAGCTTCTTTCTGGTCGCGAATTGCCGCCAGAGTACGAGCCAATTTGCTGGTAGCGCCTTGAATCACGCTCATCAGCTGAGAAATTGCTTCGTCACGGGTCGGCAAGGTTGCCAGTACGTCGATCTGATTAGCTGCGAGGAACTTGCCCTCGAACGCAGCTGCCTTGATCTCGAACTTGTCCTGACCCTTGGCAAACTCTTTGAAGATACGAGCAGCAGCGCCCGGATGTTCGTTCGAGAATGCAATCAGGGTCGGGCCGGTGAACACGTCGTTGAGGACACTGTATTCAGTGTCAGCAACAGCGCGCTTGAGCAGGGTGTTACGTACAACGCGTACGTAAACGCCAGCTTCACGAGCCTCTTTACGGAGTCCGGTCATTGCGCCTACTGTTACGCCACGTGCATCAACCACGACAGCGGACAGAGCGACTTTGGCAGCCTCGTTGACTTCAGCGACGATGGCCTTCTTGTCTTCGAGATTAATTGCCACGGGTTTAACTCCTGCTTGTTACCGTTTCATTCGATCGAAACCGAATGTCGTTTTGGTGTCTGATTCGGTAAGGAACCGGGAGCACCATCTGCGTAGGCTTATGGTTTAAGACTTGCGTCGCCTACGGTCTTGGATAGCCCCCGCCAGGCAGGGACCCCAATCTTTCAATTGGCGCGTTAACCGCGCCAACCTTTGTCTTACGCGTCCAGCGAGCTCTGGTCGATAACCAGACCTGGGCCCATGGTGGTGCTCAGGGTAACGCGCTTGACGTAGATACCTTTCGAAGAAGCTGGCTTGATACGCTTCAGATCAGCGATCAGGGCTTCAACGTTTTCCTTCAGCTTGACGGCGTCGAAGCCCATCTTGCCAACGGAGGTGTGAATGATGCCGTTTTTGTCGGTGCGATAACGAACCTGACCAGCTTTAGCGTTTTTAACCGCGGTAGCTACGTCTGGAGTTACGGTACCAACTTTCGGGTTAGGCATCAGACCACGTGGACCGAGGATCTGGCCCAACTGACCTACAACGCGCATTGCATCCGGGGATGCGATCACTACGTCATAGTTCAGGTCGCCGCCTTTCATTTCGGCAGCCAGATCGTCCATACCTACACGGTCAGCGCCGGCAGCCAAAGCGGCCTCAGCAGCTGGGCCCTGGGTGAACACAGCAACGCGAACAGTCTTGCCAGTGCCGTGTGGCAGCACAGTAGCGCTACGAACAACCTGGTCGGATTTACGCGGGTCTACACCCAGGTTTACAGCAACGTCGAACGACTCGCTGAACTTGACAGTCGACAGCTCAGCCAGCAAAGCTGCGGCATCTACAATGTTGTAGGCCTTGCCTGCTTCGATTTTGCCGGCGATAGCCTTTTGACGCTTGGTCAGCTTAGCCATTACACACCCTCCACGTTAAGGCCCATGCTACGAGCAGAACCGGCGATAGTACGCACGGCTGCATCCATATCAGCTGCAGTCAGATCCGCGTTTTTGGTTTTCGCGATTTCTTCCAGCTGAGCACGGGTAACGGTGCCAACCTTAACGGTGTTCGGACGAGCGGAACCGCTGGTCAGACCGGCCGCTTTCTTCAGCAGAACCGAAGCAGGGGTGGATTTGGTTTCGAAAGTGAAGCTACGGTCGCTGTAAACAGTGATGATCACTGGAGTCGGCAGACCTGCTTCAAGACCCTGAGTACGGGCGTTGAAGGCCTTGCAGAATTCCATGATGTTCACGCCGTGCTGACCCAGAGCAGGACCAACAGGTGGGCTTGGGTTAGCCTGAGCGGCCTTCACTTGCAGCTTGATGTAAGCGGTAATTTTCTTGGCCATGAGGCACTCCAATTACGGGTTCGAACGCCTCGAAAGGCTCCCCGGTTACTTGCGCGTTTATCCCAGTGACGACAAAACCCCACAGCCTAGGGCTGCGGGGTTGGGATGCTTGTCCAGTTAGACCTTTTCGACCTGACTGAACTCCAACTCTACCGG encodes:
- the rplJ gene encoding 50S ribosomal protein L10, with the translated sequence MAINLEDKKAIVAEVNEAAKVALSAVVVDARGVTVGAMTGLRKEAREAGVYVRVVRNTLLKRAVADTEYSVLNDVFTGPTLIAFSNEHPGAAARIFKEFAKGQDKFEIKAAAFEGKFLAANQIDVLATLPTRDEAISQLMSVIQGATSKLARTLAAIRDQKEAAAA
- the rplL gene encoding 50S ribosomal protein L7/L12 — protein: MSLTNEQIIDAIGEKSVMEIVELIKAMEEKFGVTAAAASAGPAAAAAVVEEQTEFNVVLLEAGEKKVNVIKAVRELTGLGLKEAKEKVDGAPQVVAEGVSKEAAEDAKKKLEEAGAKVELK
- the rplK gene encoding 50S ribosomal protein L11, which gives rise to MAKKITAYIKLQVKAAQANPSPPVGPALGQHGVNIMEFCKAFNARTQGLEAGLPTPVIITVYSDRSFTFETKSTPASVLLKKAAGLTSGSARPNTVKVGTVTRAQLEEIAKTKNADLTAADMDAAVRTIAGSARSMGLNVEGV
- the rplA gene encoding 50S ribosomal protein L1 — translated: MAKLTKRQKAIAGKIEAGKAYNIVDAAALLAELSTVKFSESFDVAVNLGVDPRKSDQVVRSATVLPHGTGKTVRVAVFTQGPAAEAALAAGADRVGMDDLAAEMKGGDLNYDVVIASPDAMRVVGQLGQILGPRGLMPNPKVGTVTPDVATAVKNAKAGQVRYRTDKNGIIHTSVGKMGFDAVKLKENVEALIADLKRIKPASSKGIYVKRVTLSTTMGPGLVIDQSSLDA